The genome window GGCCGCGACGAACTGCGCGGTTTCGGTGGATTCCTTCATGGCGGTCGTGGAGGACTGCCCGTTGGAAATGACGGTGGCGACCTGGTCGAAATAGCCGGTGCCGACCTCGCGCTGGTGACGGGTCGCCGTATAGCCGATGGCCTCGTTGGCGAACTCGCGCTGCTGCAGCTCGGAATAGGCCGCCATGCCACGGTCGCGGTAGCCGTCCGCCAGCTCGAACATCGAGTTGTTCAGGGCATGGAAGCCGGCCAGGGTCACGAACTGGAACTTGTAGCCCATGGCCCCCAGCTCGCGCTGGAATTTCGCGATGGTCGCATCGTCCAGCTTGGCCTTCCAGTTGAACGACGGCGAGCAGTTGTAGGCCATCAGCTTGCCCGGATACTGCTTCTGGACCGCCTCGGCGAACCGCCTGGCATCGTCCAGATCGGGGTGGGAGGTTTCCCACCACAGCAGGTCGGCGATGTTGGCATAGGCCAGGCCGCGAGCGATGCAGTGGTCCAGGCCCGTGCCTTCCTTCAGGCGGAAGAAGCCCTCGGGCGTGCGGTTGTCGCGGTCGATGAAGGGCCGGTCGCGCTCGTCGATGTCGGAGGTGATCAGCTGGGCGCTTTCGGCGTCGGTGCGGGCGACGGTGATCGTCGGCGCGCCCATGACATCGGCGGCCAGGCGGGCGGCGATCAGGTTGCGCTCATGGGCCTGGGTCGGGATCAGGACCTTGCCGCCCAGGTGGCCGCATTTCTTCTCGGAAGCCAGCTGGTCCTCGAAGTGGACGCCGGCGGCCCCCGCCTCGATGAAGGCCTTCATGATCTCGAAGCTGTTCAGCGGACCGCCGAAGCCGGCCTCGGCGTCGGCGACGATCGGCACGAACCAGTCGCGTTTCGCTCCGCCCTCGGCATGCTCGATCTGGTCGGCGCGCTGCAGGGTGCGGTTGATGCGGCGGCACAGCTCGGGCGCGGCGTTGGCCGGGTACAGGGACTGGTCCGGATACATGGCCCCGGCGGTGTTGGCGTCGGCGGCGACCTGCCAGCCGGACAGATAGATGGCCTTCAGGCCCGCGCGGACCATCTGCATGGCCTGGTTGCCGGTCACGGCGCCCAGGGCGTTGATGTAGGGCTCGGAATGCAGCAGCTCCCACAGCCGGTTGGCACCGCGCTCGGCCAGGGTGTGGGTGATCGGCACCGAGCCGCGCAGCTTCAGAACATCCTCGGGCGTATAGGGGCGCTCGATGCCGTCGAAACGACCGGCGGGGGATGGGACGAGATCGGCGAAGGTGGTCATGGCGCGGCTCCGGAATCCGGGATGGCCGGAGCGAACGTCGCTGCGGCCCGACCATCAAACACGGGCCTGTCACTTTTGATACACGCAGCTGACCGCTTGCGAAGTCATCTTGTCATGATGTGACCCTTGAATTCTGGTCATGTTGTGACAAGCTGGGCCGATGGATGTTTCCGCTGACCGCAAACTGTTCCTCGGAGCCCGGGTCAAGCGGCTGAG of Brevundimonas subvibrioides contains these proteins:
- the aceA gene encoding isocitrate lyase, producing the protein MTTFADLVPSPAGRFDGIERPYTPEDVLKLRGSVPITHTLAERGANRLWELLHSEPYINALGAVTGNQAMQMVRAGLKAIYLSGWQVAADANTAGAMYPDQSLYPANAAPELCRRINRTLQRADQIEHAEGGAKRDWFVPIVADAEAGFGGPLNSFEIMKAFIEAGAAGVHFEDQLASEKKCGHLGGKVLIPTQAHERNLIAARLAADVMGAPTITVARTDAESAQLITSDIDERDRPFIDRDNRTPEGFFRLKEGTGLDHCIARGLAYANIADLLWWETSHPDLDDARRFAEAVQKQYPGKLMAYNCSPSFNWKAKLDDATIAKFQRELGAMGYKFQFVTLAGFHALNNSMFELADGYRDRGMAAYSELQQREFANEAIGYTATRHQREVGTGYFDQVATVISNGQSSTTAMKESTETAQFVAAE